One part of the Tachysurus vachellii isolate PV-2020 chromosome 6, HZAU_Pvac_v1, whole genome shotgun sequence genome encodes these proteins:
- the prph2b gene encoding peripherin-2b — MALMVIKFDLAKRIKLAQGLWLLYWLAVMGGILIFSMGLFFKIELRKRSEMMDNNESHFVPNLLILVGLATCGINAFGGKVCHDSLDSAKFSKWKPIVKNYLCGCFAFSIILFIMALLCFLMQISLHFALAEGLKNGMKHYKDTDTPGRCFMKRTLDMTQIEFRCCGNNNFRDWFEIQWVSNRYLDFSNDEVKDRITSNVEGKYLMDSVPFSCCNPGSPRPCIQHHLTNNSAHYDYDHHTEELNIWTRGCREALVSYYGGMMNSIGALVLLVMVLQAADMMGLKYLSTSLETLTNPENPECESEGWLLEKSVKETVSDVLQKIKSLGRKNQVEGAEADASAGAN; from the exons ATGGCTCTGATGGTTATAAAATTTGACTTGGCCAAGCGGATCAAACTGGCCCAGGGACTGTGGCTTTTGTACTGGCTTGCAGTTATGGGTGGGATCCTCATCTTCAGCATGGGGCTTTTCTTCAAGATTGAACTCCGCAAAAGGAGTGAAATGATGGACAATAATGAGAGTCATTTTGTACCCAACTTGCTCATCCTGGTAGGCCTGGCTACTTGTGGCATCAATGCCTTTGGAGGTAAAGTGTGCCATGACTCACTTGATTCAGCCAAGTTTTCCAAGTGGAAGCCCATTGTGAAGAATTACCTGTGTGGATGCTTTGCCTTCTCcatcatcctcttcatcatGGCACTGCTTTGCTTCCTGATGCAGATCTCTCTACATTTTGCCCTAGCTGAAGGTCTAAAAAACGggatgaaacactacaaagacacagacacccCAGGACGATGCTTCATGAAGAGGACGCTGGACATGACCCAGATTGAGTTCCGTTGCTGTGGCAACAACAACTTTAGGGACTGGTTTGAGATCCAGTGGGTTAGCAACCGCTACCTGGACTTCAGCAATGATGAGGTCAAAGA TCGTATCACAAGCAACGTTGAAGGTAAATACCTTATGGACAGCGTTCCCTTTAGTTGCTGCAACCCTGGCTCTCCACGGCCCTGCATCCAGCACCATCTGACCAACAATTCAGCTCACTACGACTATGACCATCATACTGAAGAACTAAACATCTGGACTCGAGGCTGCCGTGAAGCCCTGGTCTCCTATTATGGGGGGATGATGAACAGCATTGGGGCTCTTGTTCTGCTAGTCATGGTTCTGCAG GCTGCAGATATGATGGGACTAAAATATTTGTCAACCTCTTTGGAGACCCTGACAAACCCAGAGAACCCAGAGTGTGAGAGCGAAGGTTGGCTACTGGAAAAGAGCGTGAAAGAGACTGTATCCGATGTCCTTCAGAAGATCAAATCACTTGGCAGAAAGAACCAGGTGGAAGGAGCTGAGGCTGATGCCAGTGCTGGTGCCAACTGA